The Paenibacillus sophorae genome has a segment encoding these proteins:
- a CDS encoding HAD family hydrolase gives MIKAVLFDLDGTLLDRDASLKRLIDAQHNRFQNFLGHIPQEVFKTRFVELDSRGYVLKDEVYRQLIDEFEIRGITWEELLDDYSTQFNQNCVPFPNVVEILEHLHNQNILLGMITNGFTAMQLSNIKALGIEQYFSAILVSEQEGIKKPDPQIFMRALEKLGVNPQESIYVGDHPVYDVQASRNVGMIGVWKKDDYWASPVQADFIIDDLFELELVVKKLQA, from the coding sequence ATGATAAAAGCTGTACTTTTCGATTTGGATGGAACGCTATTAGATAGAGATGCTTCCTTGAAACGATTGATTGATGCGCAGCATAACCGATTTCAGAATTTTTTAGGCCATATTCCGCAGGAAGTTTTTAAGACTAGGTTTGTTGAGCTCGATTCTCGTGGTTATGTTTTGAAGGATGAAGTTTATCGACAATTGATTGATGAGTTCGAAATCCGGGGTATTACATGGGAAGAGCTGCTTGACGATTATTCTACACAATTTAATCAGAACTGTGTTCCGTTTCCTAACGTGGTTGAGATATTGGAGCATCTTCATAACCAAAATATATTACTGGGGATGATCACCAACGGCTTCACAGCTATGCAGCTGAGTAACATCAAAGCCCTCGGTATTGAACAATACTTTTCTGCGATTCTCGTATCGGAGCAGGAAGGAATAAAGAAACCGGACCCACAAATATTCATGAGGGCATTAGAAAAGCTCGGAGTGAATCCGCAAGAGAGCATTTACGTTGGAGACCACCCGGTTTACGATGTTCAAGCATCTCGAAATGTTGGGATGATCGGTGTTTGGAAAAAAGATGATTATTGGGCTTCTCCAGTGCAAGCTGATTTCATTATTGACGATTTGTTTGAACTGGAACTAGTTGTAAAAAAGCTTCAAGCTTGA
- a CDS encoding DHA2 family efflux MFS transporter permease subunit, translating into MNKINKGPLLFIMILGAFIAVLNQTIMSVAIPELITDFNIAATTAQWLTTGYMLVNGVFIPITAYLMQRFTTRELFLSAMLAFLAGSVVSGVAPGFELLLIGRLMQAAGAGIIMPLLMNVVLAIYPSEKRGGAMGLIGVAIIFAPAIGPAYAGYMLDHYVWRSLFYVIIPFAALVILLALFFLKNVTERTYPKLDIAGMILSTVGFGSLLYGFSRAGAIGWTTVEVIVTLLVGVVSLVLFSITQLKSRTPLLELKAFKYNMFTLTTLINVVVTVVMYADMMLLPIYLQNMRHYTAFDAGILMLPGALLMGLLMPVAGRLFDRFGAKWLSVIGITITIITTIGFISLTDSTSYTYLLLMSTGRRIGMAMFMMPITTAGLNQLPAALNAHGTAISNTVKQVSGAIGTALLVTILTNRAQFHAVRIAAEGVISDQSQLLQKASIAGMNDAYLAVIIFGVIGLAMSFFIKKTKQAEVALHDDLI; encoded by the coding sequence ATGAACAAGATTAATAAAGGACCTCTGTTGTTCATCATGATATTGGGCGCTTTCATAGCCGTTCTGAATCAGACGATTATGAGTGTGGCTATTCCAGAATTAATAACAGATTTTAACATCGCAGCCACAACGGCTCAATGGCTGACAACAGGATACATGCTGGTAAATGGAGTATTTATTCCTATCACAGCCTATCTTATGCAGCGTTTTACGACCCGGGAATTATTCCTTTCAGCTATGCTTGCGTTTCTTGCCGGATCTGTTGTATCAGGAGTAGCTCCTGGCTTTGAACTGCTGCTCATCGGGCGTCTTATGCAGGCCGCGGGAGCAGGCATTATTATGCCGCTCCTGATGAATGTTGTGCTTGCCATCTATCCTTCGGAGAAGCGTGGAGGTGCAATGGGGCTTATTGGAGTAGCCATTATCTTTGCCCCTGCAATCGGTCCAGCCTATGCCGGGTATATGCTGGACCACTACGTCTGGCGCTCGCTGTTCTATGTCATTATTCCGTTTGCGGCGCTGGTTATCCTTCTGGCCCTTTTTTTCTTGAAAAATGTAACCGAGCGAACCTATCCCAAGCTGGATATTGCCGGCATGATATTGTCTACTGTGGGATTCGGCAGTTTATTATACGGATTCAGCAGAGCAGGCGCAATCGGCTGGACAACCGTCGAAGTTATTGTAACCTTGCTCGTTGGCGTGGTCTCGCTGGTTCTGTTTTCAATAACCCAGCTTAAGAGCAGAACACCCTTGCTGGAATTGAAAGCATTCAAATACAACATGTTTACGCTGACCACCCTTATTAATGTTGTTGTGACGGTGGTCATGTATGCGGATATGATGCTGCTTCCGATCTATTTGCAGAATATGAGGCACTACACGGCATTCGATGCCGGAATTTTGATGCTGCCGGGCGCCTTGCTTATGGGCCTACTTATGCCCGTTGCGGGCAGACTGTTCGACAGGTTTGGAGCAAAATGGCTATCGGTCATCGGCATCACCATTACGATTATTACAACCATCGGCTTTATTTCGTTAACGGATTCCACAAGTTATACTTATCTTCTGCTTATGTCCACCGGCAGACGAATCGGAATGGCGATGTTCATGATGCCGATTACAACCGCGGGGCTCAACCAACTGCCGGCTGCGCTCAATGCTCACGGCACAGCCATTTCCAATACGGTCAAGCAAGTGTCGGGTGCCATCGGCACAGCACTTCTGGTTACGATCCTGACCAACCGTGCACAGTTTCATGCGGTTAGGATAGCTGCCGAAGGAGTGATTAGCGATCAGTCGCAATTGCTGCAGAAGGCCTCTATAGCGGGGATGAACGATGCTTATTTAGCCGTCATTATCTTTGGAGTGATCGGGCTGGCGATGTCCTTCTTCATCAAGAAAACGAAGCAGGCTGAAGTCGCGCTGCACGACGATTTGATATAG
- a CDS encoding TetR/AcrR family transcriptional regulator: protein MDTGTKTDRRILRTKEAINKAFLELFYEKEFDRITINDISERANVNRGTVYLHYTDKYDLLNKCIEDHLNQMILSCTFTKFSHNKLGLNESIEALKFLFVYFEENFLFFSFMFASRQTSIFRERMLHILITTIQEKLDMQGINQGMDQELIVDFTASAFVGTVEHWIMKQMPHSPQFMAEQVWKLFERNNIS, encoded by the coding sequence ATGGATACCGGAACCAAAACAGATAGACGAATCCTGAGAACGAAAGAAGCCATTAATAAGGCGTTTCTCGAACTGTTTTACGAGAAAGAATTCGATCGAATCACAATCAATGATATTTCGGAACGAGCCAATGTAAACCGGGGAACTGTTTATCTCCACTACACGGATAAATATGACCTGCTCAATAAATGTATCGAAGACCATTTGAACCAAATGATCCTTTCATGTACGTTCACCAAGTTTAGTCACAACAAATTGGGGCTGAACGAGTCAATTGAGGCGCTGAAGTTCTTATTTGTTTATTTCGAGGAAAATTTTCTGTTCTTTTCTTTCATGTTCGCCAGCAGGCAAACTTCCATATTTCGGGAACGCATGCTGCATATTCTTATAACCACCATACAGGAGAAGCTTGATATGCAGGGCATCAATCAGGGCATGGATCAGGAATTGATTGTCGATTTTACGGCTTCAGCCTTCGTTGGAACGGTGGAGCATTGGATTATGAAGCAGATGCCGCACTCCCCTCAATTTATGGCGGAGCAAGTATGGAAATTGTTTGAGAGGAATAATATTTCTTGA
- a CDS encoding MarR family winged helix-turn-helix transcriptional regulator, whose translation MEYDQDHDRGKNVIREQLELQLGEQLNALISASHALNVRAAARFDPSIQPAAFHIIRWLYSYGPTSAAALAESTAMDRSSVSRLVKQLELLGYVNRENSPDDGRGVLLSLTEFGQQMTIHALKEKENAFYERISNWNNDQLEAFITMLRKFNGFDQPHA comes from the coding sequence GTGGAATATGATCAAGATCATGACCGAGGCAAAAATGTGATAAGAGAGCAATTAGAACTCCAGCTTGGCGAACAGCTTAATGCGCTTATCAGCGCCTCCCATGCGTTAAATGTTAGGGCTGCAGCACGATTCGATCCCTCCATACAGCCTGCGGCCTTCCATATTATTCGTTGGCTCTATTCCTACGGACCAACAAGCGCTGCCGCTCTCGCGGAATCCACAGCCATGGACCGCAGTTCGGTTAGCCGCCTTGTTAAACAGCTTGAGCTTTTGGGTTATGTGAATAGAGAAAATTCGCCCGATGATGGACGAGGGGTCCTTCTGTCTCTCACTGAGTTTGGACAACAAATGACCATTCATGCCCTTAAGGAGAAAGAGAACGCATTTTATGAGCGAATTTCCAATTGGAACAATGATCAGCTTGAAGCGTTCATTACGATGCTTAGAAAATTTAATGGATTTGATCAACCTCACGCATAA
- a CDS encoding LysE family translocator produces MNITSFLLYCIIITITPGPTNIVILSTVHNFGTKKAMEYTYGATIAFGLLLVISAMLNTMLITVIPKILIIMQIIGSFYMFHLAYQIYKMDTSKPTVNQTGTFMSGFLMQFLNPKVVLFTMTVIPSFILPYYTAMPAVTISVIAITLIGFLAFITWILFGTIFKAFLQKHTKTVNVMMALFLAYAAVMIWI; encoded by the coding sequence ATGAATATTACATCTTTTTTATTATACTGTATTATCATTACTATAACGCCAGGGCCTACTAATATCGTCATATTATCCACAGTGCATAATTTTGGGACAAAAAAGGCAATGGAATATACGTATGGAGCAACTATTGCTTTTGGTTTATTGCTTGTTATTTCTGCTATGTTAAATACTATGCTTATAACGGTAATACCTAAAATTTTAATTATTATGCAGATCATCGGAAGCTTTTATATGTTCCATCTCGCTTATCAAATCTACAAAATGGATACATCAAAACCAACTGTAAACCAAACGGGTACCTTTATGTCAGGCTTCCTTATGCAGTTTTTAAATCCAAAGGTCGTACTATTTACAATGACTGTAATCCCCAGCTTTATTCTGCCCTACTATACCGCAATGCCTGCGGTGACAATAAGTGTTATAGCTATAACTCTTATTGGATTTTTAGCCTTTATTACATGGATTCTTTTCGGTACAATCTTCAAGGCGTTTTTACAAAAGCATACAAAGACTGTTAATGTAATGATGGCTTTATTTTTAGCTTATGCTGCAGTAATGATATGGATTTAG
- a CDS encoding MFS transporter, with product MKQTTKVLLASLIGSTIEWYDFFLYGTVAPLVFSKIFFPNLSPLVALLVSYASFGIPFFFRPLGGIVFSHIGDRIGRKKTLIITLSIMGISTVVMGLLPTYQSIGTLAPILLVLLRLLQGIGLGGEWGGSMLLAVEYSSPGKKGFFGSVPMAGVYIGMLMGTVSLSLLSTLPQTQFIAWGWRIPFILSALLVAVGLWIRSGIDETPEFEKTKKTGDLSKFPLGETLRLHWREVLITLGVKFIEATPFYLFATFSISYATKYLGYNQTTVLNAVSVATLVITLAIPVMGFLSDKIGRKRFYIIGAVCVMLYAFPYFYLMSLKTTTALYAATILGLLASSPLTATIGTLFSEIFTTRVRYTGISIGYQLGAAIAGGTAPFIATALLAAFHSWVPVALYLVGMGVISLISLSFARIVGDNEEIQG from the coding sequence ATGAAACAGACTACGAAAGTCCTTCTGGCCAGTCTTATTGGCAGTACGATTGAGTGGTATGACTTTTTCCTGTATGGGACTGTCGCACCGTTAGTATTTAGTAAGATATTTTTTCCGAATTTAAGTCCTCTTGTTGCTTTGTTGGTCTCGTATGCTTCCTTTGGAATTCCTTTCTTTTTCAGACCGCTTGGAGGAATTGTATTCAGCCATATTGGAGATCGGATTGGAAGGAAAAAAACACTCATCATAACCCTGTCCATTATGGGGATATCAACGGTCGTTATGGGTCTGCTGCCAACCTATCAATCCATAGGCACTCTCGCTCCTATTCTATTAGTTCTCCTTCGTTTACTTCAAGGGATCGGTCTTGGCGGAGAATGGGGAGGGTCCATGCTTCTGGCGGTAGAGTACTCAAGCCCTGGGAAAAAGGGTTTCTTTGGCAGTGTGCCAATGGCAGGGGTTTATATCGGGATGCTGATGGGAACCGTCTCACTTTCTCTGCTGAGTACGCTCCCGCAAACACAGTTTATTGCATGGGGATGGAGGATTCCTTTTATTTTAAGTGCTTTACTTGTTGCCGTAGGCTTATGGATTCGAAGTGGAATAGACGAAACACCTGAATTTGAAAAAACCAAGAAAACAGGAGATCTATCCAAATTTCCGCTTGGTGAGACGCTTCGGCTGCATTGGCGTGAAGTCCTAATCACATTAGGAGTTAAATTTATTGAAGCAACGCCATTCTACCTTTTTGCTACCTTTAGTATTTCCTATGCCACAAAATATTTAGGCTATAATCAAACAACCGTTCTGAATGCGGTTTCTGTAGCCACGCTTGTCATCACTCTTGCCATCCCTGTGATGGGTTTTTTGTCGGATAAAATAGGTCGGAAACGTTTCTACATTATTGGTGCCGTTTGTGTGATGTTGTACGCATTCCCTTATTTTTACTTGATGTCATTGAAGACGACAACAGCACTTTATGCAGCAACAATTCTAGGGCTATTAGCCTCATCCCCGCTAACGGCCACGATCGGGACGCTATTCTCTGAAATCTTTACGACTCGGGTTCGCTACACAGGGATTTCGATTGGTTACCAATTAGGCGCTGCCATCGCTGGGGGAACGGCTCCTTTTATCGCAACAGCTTTACTTGCCGCCTTTCATTCCTGGGTACCTGTTGCCCTATATCTTGTGGGAATGGGAGTGATCTCCTTGATCTCTTTATCTTTTGCCAGAATTGTTGGTGATAATGAAGAAATCCAAGGATAG
- a CDS encoding DMT family transporter, protein MNTGLKANFMLLIVTIFWGSSYLFMKMGLVAVQEFNLIALRFGMAFILSGTVFHRRLIHVDFKTIKYAFWLGTILFSVFASITFGVKFTSASNAGFLVSLTVVFVPLLLAAFFRKMPENRVILGVLLALTGIGFLTLKNQFIINSGDFLCILGALIYAIYIIVTGKLTKDVDSITLGVLQLGFAGAWGLLFSAFLEQPQLPSTTEAWVSVLELSIFCSAIGFVVQTAAQKYTTPTHTGLLFSLEPVFAVLFAFAFADERLTIKGYVGAGLVLLSVLTTQIDLKKVLKKQGFRKSNVESELTH, encoded by the coding sequence ATGAACACTGGGCTAAAAGCTAATTTTATGTTATTGATCGTCACCATTTTTTGGGGCTCGTCCTATTTATTCATGAAAATGGGGCTTGTTGCTGTACAGGAATTTAACCTGATTGCCTTACGTTTCGGAATGGCTTTTATTTTATCCGGGACTGTATTTCATAGGCGTCTTATTCATGTCGATTTTAAAACCATTAAATATGCATTTTGGTTGGGCACCATTTTATTTTCAGTCTTTGCCTCTATTACGTTTGGAGTAAAATTTACATCCGCTTCCAATGCTGGATTTTTGGTTAGTTTAACGGTCGTATTTGTCCCGCTGCTGCTTGCTGCCTTTTTTAGAAAGATGCCCGAAAATAGAGTTATACTCGGAGTATTATTAGCCTTGACAGGCATAGGCTTCTTAACTTTGAAAAATCAATTCATCATCAATTCCGGGGACTTTTTGTGCATCTTGGGCGCGTTGATTTATGCAATCTACATCATCGTTACAGGTAAACTAACAAAGGATGTGGATTCCATTACCCTTGGAGTTCTGCAGCTTGGGTTCGCTGGAGCATGGGGACTGCTATTCTCCGCTTTCCTGGAACAACCGCAGCTTCCAAGTACAACGGAGGCTTGGGTTTCGGTTCTGGAATTAAGTATATTTTGCAGTGCAATTGGCTTCGTTGTGCAAACGGCAGCCCAAAAATATACGACTCCAACCCATACAGGTCTGCTGTTTTCATTGGAGCCCGTTTTTGCGGTATTATTTGCGTTTGCTTTTGCAGATGAAAGACTGACAATAAAAGGATATGTAGGAGCTGGACTCGTTTTGTTGAGTGTGCTAACTACCCAGATCGATTTGAAAAAAGTATTAAAGAAACAAGGATTCCGTAAATCCAATGTCGAGTCTGAACTAACCCATTAG
- a CDS encoding AraC family transcriptional regulator — MDKFIYKKSAGITALSASITDFTYKKHSHKEYAIGVTLRGIQEYNLDGSLQLSYQNGVMLFNPEQAHDGMAHDEAGLDYVMLYIEPQLLLEVIEKKDIVRFSTPIVYNCGLEQRILSLSNAILSEKDEALCSELLLSLTDSLIQTNLSTEYKKDNALIRKAKDMLHSNLETVLKLDEICKELDLSKFQFIRLFKAHTGISPYQYFLNCKIERAKQLIEQNGDIYSAVADCGFVDLTHLNKHFKGVYGTTAFEYMSH, encoded by the coding sequence GTGGACAAATTTATCTATAAAAAATCGGCAGGTATTACTGCGTTGTCAGCAAGTATTACTGATTTTACGTATAAAAAGCACTCTCACAAGGAGTATGCAATAGGTGTAACATTGCGTGGTATTCAAGAGTATAACTTGGATGGTAGTTTACAATTATCCTATCAAAATGGTGTTATGCTTTTTAATCCGGAACAGGCACATGACGGAATGGCGCATGATGAGGCAGGCCTTGATTATGTAATGCTATATATTGAGCCGCAATTGCTTTTGGAGGTTATTGAGAAAAAGGATATCGTACGTTTTTCAACCCCCATTGTGTATAATTGTGGACTTGAACAAAGAATATTAAGTCTTTCTAATGCCATATTAAGCGAAAAAGATGAGGCTTTGTGCAGTGAGTTACTCTTATCCCTCACAGATAGCCTTATTCAAACGAATCTATCTACAGAATATAAGAAGGATAACGCTCTAATTAGAAAAGCAAAGGATATGCTTCATTCCAACTTGGAAACTGTACTTAAACTTGATGAGATATGTAAAGAGCTTGATTTATCGAAATTTCAGTTTATCCGGTTATTCAAGGCTCATACTGGAATTTCACCATACCAATACTTTCTTAACTGCAAGATCGAACGTGCAAAGCAGTTAATAGAACAAAACGGAGATATTTATTCAGCAGTAGCTGATTGTGGTTTTGTCGATTTAACCCACTTAAATAAACACTTTAAAGGTGTATATGGAACAACAGCATTTGAATATATGTCACATTAA
- a CDS encoding SDR family NAD(P)-dependent oxidoreductase, whose protein sequence is MTKPIVVITGATSGLGRIVAMDLAKRGAHLVMTARSKERAEATRQLIKDSSPSTKVDFFYGDLSLMKDVKRIGKEISTAFPKIDVLVNNAGLHAFEQRITSEGFPEMIAVNYLAPWLLSQVLEPSLRNAGTARIVNVASEAARNHGTLKLPDDLTDTTPFTARGSSAIYGKTKLFNIMFTAELGRRLTGTGISVNALNPGFNVTGLGRELWFAPILERILKLLHIGDPRKGAEIITRLVVDPKYQKVTGGYFNVGTGDSIQPVNPGGDIEMQNKLWRATADLLEQKGVLN, encoded by the coding sequence ATGACTAAACCCATCGTTGTCATCACTGGAGCAACAAGCGGGCTGGGGCGAATTGTCGCCATGGATTTGGCGAAACGCGGCGCTCACCTTGTCATGACGGCCAGAAGCAAGGAGCGGGCTGAGGCAACCAGACAATTGATCAAAGACAGCTCACCTTCAACAAAAGTAGATTTCTTCTACGGGGACTTGTCCCTGATGAAGGATGTGAAACGAATCGGCAAGGAAATTTCAACTGCTTTTCCCAAAATCGATGTACTTGTGAACAATGCGGGGCTCCATGCCTTTGAACAGCGGATCACCTCTGAGGGATTTCCTGAAATGATTGCGGTGAATTACTTGGCCCCGTGGTTATTGTCGCAAGTGCTGGAACCATCCTTAAGAAACGCGGGAACGGCCAGAATTGTAAATGTGGCTTCAGAAGCTGCACGCAACCACGGGACTTTAAAGCTGCCCGATGATTTAACCGATACCACTCCATTTACAGCCAGAGGCTCATCTGCCATCTACGGAAAAACCAAGCTCTTCAATATTATGTTCACAGCTGAACTGGGCCGCCGGTTAACCGGAACCGGAATCAGTGTAAATGCATTGAACCCCGGGTTCAATGTTACAGGACTTGGACGTGAGCTTTGGTTCGCGCCCATACTTGAACGTATCCTAAAATTACTCCATATTGGCGATCCGCGTAAAGGAGCTGAAATCATCACCCGGCTGGTTGTGGACCCGAAATACCAGAAGGTGACAGGAGGATATTTTAATGTTGGTACCGGGGATTCCATTCAACCTGTTAACCCAGGTGGGGATATCGAAATGCAGAACAAGCTATGGAGGGCAACCGCAGATCTTTTGGAACAAAAAGGAGTGCTGAATTAA
- a CDS encoding arylamine N-acetyltransferase family protein, with protein sequence MKKDVFVHPYLERLKLHDNLLPDISTLRRIHKQHLLNIPFENLDIIADKRIEFDVKKMWMKIVEQKRGGICYELNGLLFHLPVEYSFTLQERSLDDFKERCLYFETSPDSRFRKNRLCSLERENGRISLKDDKLILTVDGIRTEKSIETEQEFLSNLLSILIR encoded by the coding sequence TTGAAAAAAGATGTATTTGTACATCCATACCTGGAAAGATTGAAGCTGCACGATAATTTACTTCCTGATATAAGCACTCTTCGGAGGATTCATAAGCAGCATTTGCTTAACATCCCCTTTGAAAACCTTGATATCATAGCCGACAAAAGAATTGAATTCGATGTCAAAAAGATGTGGATGAAAATTGTGGAGCAAAAAAGAGGCGGAATTTGCTACGAGCTGAACGGATTGCTTTTTCACCTGCCTGTGGAATACTCGTTCACCTTGCAAGAAAGAAGTCTGGACGACTTCAAGGAAAGATGCTTATATTTTGAAACCTCCCCAGATTCGAGATTTAGAAAAAACAGACTGTGCTCCCTTGAAAGGGAGAACGGCAGGATATCGCTAAAGGATGACAAATTGATTCTAACAGTAGATGGGATAAGAACAGAAAAGAGTATTGAAACCGAACAAGAGTTTCTGAGCAACCTCCTCTCAATCTTGATCCGATAA
- a CDS encoding NAD(P)H-dependent oxidoreductase codes for MNVLIVYAHPEPGSFNGAMKDLAVATLIDEGHQVKVSDLYAMNFKAVADRDDFLLDSRT; via the coding sequence ATGAATGTACTCATTGTCTACGCCCATCCGGAACCGGGGTCATTCAACGGAGCAATGAAGGATCTTGCCGTTGCTACTCTGATAGATGAAGGTCATCAGGTTAAGGTGTCCGACTTGTATGCTATGAATTTCAAGGCTGTTGCGGATCGCGATGATTTTCTCCTGGACTCCCGCACGTGA
- a CDS encoding LysR family transcriptional regulator, with translation MSLAKFEVFHTVVELGSLSQAAAELGLTQSAVSHAIASLESEWGFSILSRGRAGVHLTSNGELVLQYIREILKWNEQLKQQIACINGLEAGTVRIGTFSSVSIQWLPRIMSYFAERHPSIEIKLLEGSYDDIEHWISSGAVDFGFLSLPSLKSFEVIPLKKDRMLLIVPEKHPFALLNEVRFEQIKEEMFIMPKKSCDNDVRRVLKENNVTPTIKFELEDDQAIISMVQNGMGISILPEMVLYRVPNNIRILGLEGDHYRSIGIAAPSFKSMSPAAKKFVKYIQSWLNESQI, from the coding sequence ATGTCACTTGCCAAGTTTGAGGTATTTCATACGGTTGTAGAATTAGGTAGCCTCTCCCAGGCTGCGGCAGAACTTGGTTTAACCCAATCTGCTGTGAGTCATGCAATTGCCAGCCTTGAATCGGAATGGGGATTTTCTATACTGAGCAGGGGACGTGCCGGAGTCCATTTGACGAGTAACGGGGAACTTGTCCTGCAATACATCCGTGAGATTTTAAAATGGAACGAACAGTTGAAGCAACAAATTGCATGTATCAATGGGTTGGAAGCCGGAACGGTGCGTATCGGCACCTTTTCAAGCGTGTCCATACAATGGCTGCCTCGAATCATGAGTTACTTTGCCGAACGCCACCCTTCCATAGAAATTAAACTCCTTGAAGGGAGTTATGATGATATTGAACATTGGATATCAAGTGGTGCCGTTGATTTTGGTTTTCTATCTTTGCCCTCATTGAAGTCATTTGAAGTTATTCCATTGAAAAAAGATAGAATGCTGCTGATTGTTCCTGAAAAACACCCTTTTGCTCTACTTAATGAGGTCCGTTTTGAACAAATCAAAGAAGAGATGTTTATCATGCCAAAGAAAAGCTGCGATAACGATGTAAGACGAGTATTAAAAGAAAACAATGTGACCCCTACCATTAAATTCGAGTTGGAAGATGACCAAGCGATTATCTCAATGGTTCAAAATGGAATGGGCATAAGTATCCTTCCTGAAATGGTTTTATACCGAGTCCCAAATAATATTCGCATTCTTGGCCTGGAAGGTGATCATTATCGCTCCATTGGCATTGCTGCTCCATCCTTTAAAAGCATGTCCCCAGCAGCGAAAAAGTTTGTTAAATATATTCAATCGTGGTTGAATGAGTCACAGATTTGA
- a CDS encoding SDR family oxidoreductase, translated as MENLKSKVIIITGASSGIGEAAAKLLAQNGAKLVLAARREDRLRDIVNDIKQEGGEAVYMQTNVTSAEDMQKLVQFALQQYGRIDVLVNNAGIMPNSPLNELKIQEWDQMIDVNIKGVLYGIAAVLPTMREQQSGHIINVSSLMGHKVIPSTVVYSATKFAVRAISEGLRQEESPASHIRSTNISPGMTATDTAIGSLPSEYQDMVNQNSGMAISPYSVARAIAFAINEPEDSGVNEITIRPTLQAI; from the coding sequence ATGGAAAACTTGAAATCCAAGGTGATTATTATTACAGGAGCATCCAGCGGAATTGGAGAAGCGGCCGCTAAGTTATTGGCCCAAAACGGAGCAAAACTCGTATTGGCCGCAAGAAGAGAGGACCGTCTTCGGGACATCGTGAACGACATTAAACAGGAAGGCGGCGAGGCGGTCTATATGCAAACCAATGTGACTTCAGCCGAAGACATGCAAAAGCTGGTTCAATTCGCATTGCAGCAGTATGGCCGGATCGATGTTCTTGTAAATAATGCCGGAATTATGCCAAATTCCCCGTTGAATGAACTAAAAATCCAGGAATGGGATCAAATGATCGATGTGAACATCAAAGGCGTTCTGTACGGCATCGCCGCAGTATTGCCGACTATGAGAGAACAGCAATCCGGGCATATTATAAACGTTTCCTCGCTTATGGGACATAAGGTCATTCCGAGTACAGTGGTATATAGCGCTACAAAATTTGCAGTCCGGGCGATCTCGGAAGGGCTGCGCCAAGAAGAATCCCCGGCATCCCATATTCGATCCACAAACATCTCCCCGGGAATGACCGCGACGGATACGGCGATTGGCAGCCTGCCTTCCGAATACCAGGATATGGTGAATCAGAACAGCGGTATGGCTATTTCCCCGTACAGTGTCGCCAGAGCGATTGCATTCGCCATTAATGAACCCGAAGATAGCGGAGTTAACGAGATTACGATCCGGCCGACCTTACAAGCAATTTAA